A single region of the Polymorphum gilvum SL003B-26A1 genome encodes:
- a CDS encoding flagellin: MSLTINTNITAMSAQRNLNASAMKSQSSLMKLSSGSRISSAKDDAASLTVASGLKLDIASLRAASANISQAASMLQIADGGLGQIGDILGRMQTLASTAQSDQISNTERGFINTEYSNLVNEVTRIANATEYNGIELLSGTTGVGASLETNAIGTNVEAADGFVALTFDANKRADGEAVTIAFDENTNVFTVTALDGAGGNALVAQSLDLDDFGGAIPDGQTVDLNFADVGVTIRLSADFDDTAAINANNEVTIQNAAAGQQGTQLVFKVGVAATDTITANINGSTAGQLGIDATSVTTRVNADAAVTAIETAQSRINSNRANLGALMSRLDFANANVGIQIENMEAARSTLQDTDVAEEMTRFTSQQVLVQAGVSMLAQANQQPALLLRLLQ; the protein is encoded by the coding sequence ATGTCTCTTACTATCAACACCAACATCACAGCGATGTCTGCACAGCGAAATCTGAACGCTTCAGCGATGAAATCCCAAAGCTCGTTGATGAAATTATCGTCGGGCTCCCGGATATCATCGGCAAAGGACGACGCCGCGTCGCTGACAGTCGCAAGTGGCTTGAAACTCGATATCGCTTCCTTGCGGGCTGCGTCTGCAAACATCTCGCAGGCAGCGTCGATGCTCCAGATTGCTGATGGCGGCTTGGGTCAGATCGGTGACATTCTCGGTCGGATGCAGACGCTGGCGTCAACGGCTCAGTCGGATCAGATCTCGAACACCGAACGCGGTTTCATCAACACTGAGTACAGCAACCTGGTGAACGAAGTTACGCGGATCGCAAACGCGACTGAGTATAACGGGATTGAGCTGCTGTCCGGCACGACCGGCGTCGGCGCGAGCCTGGAGACGAACGCGATTGGTACCAACGTTGAAGCCGCTGACGGCTTCGTGGCGCTGACCTTCGACGCCAATAAGCGCGCCGACGGTGAAGCTGTCACCATCGCCTTCGACGAGAACACGAACGTGTTCACAGTCACGGCACTTGACGGCGCAGGCGGCAACGCCCTCGTCGCTCAGTCGCTCGATCTCGATGACTTTGGTGGCGCCATCCCCGATGGCCAGACTGTCGACCTGAACTTCGCGGACGTCGGCGTTACGATCCGACTGTCGGCTGATTTCGACGACACAGCCGCGATCAACGCAAACAACGAAGTCACCATCCAGAATGCCGCGGCAGGCCAGCAAGGCACGCAGCTGGTATTCAAGGTGGGCGTTGCTGCGACCGACACCATCACCGCGAACATCAATGGCTCGACCGCAGGTCAACTTGGCATCGACGCAACGAGCGTCACCACGCGCGTCAACGCTGATGCAGCTGTGACCGCGATCGAGACTGCGCAATCGCGGATCAACAGCAATCGGGCAAACCTGGGTGCCCTGATGAGCCGTCTGGACTTCGCTAATGCGAATGTCGGCATTCAGATCGAGAACATGGAAGCTGCGCGCTCTACACTTCAGGACACGGATGTGGCTGAAGAAATGACGCGCTTCACCAGTCAGCAGGTCCTCGTGCAGGCTGGCGTCTCGATGCTGGCTCAGGCGAACCAGCAGCCGGCCCTGCTGCTGCGTCTGCTCCAATAG
- a CDS encoding carbon storage regulator, translating to MLRLKRKIGQCVWINKDVYIEVVDIKGGVAELGIVFPREYEVLRGELVDKPAPKDAAEPRARRPLKTVLIGALTMMAVLVCDNAFAEEQYYQLQNKTLICATPEEYREIFSRLAESHVDLKSSSDALEGTRCDWIDQGRTLRINEIEQKFFLAHVSIIDQEADGTRQQGWVGLSEFK from the coding sequence ATGTTGAGGCTGAAACGAAAAATTGGACAATGTGTCTGGATAAACAAAGATGTGTACATCGAAGTTGTTGACATAAAGGGCGGTGTCGCTGAGTTAGGAATTGTGTTTCCTCGTGAATACGAGGTTCTCCGAGGCGAGCTGGTAGATAAGCCTGCTCCTAAGGACGCGGCTGAGCCGCGGGCAAGGAGACCTTTGAAGACAGTGCTTATCGGTGCGTTAACGATGATGGCAGTCTTGGTCTGTGACAACGCGTTCGCCGAAGAACAATACTATCAGTTGCAGAACAAAACGTTGATCTGTGCAACGCCCGAAGAGTATCGCGAAATTTTCTCTCGCCTTGCGGAATCGCATGTAGATTTAAAATCGTCTTCCGATGCCCTCGAAGGGACGCGTTGCGACTGGATTGATCAAGGGCGGACCCTGCGCATCAATGAGATCGAACAGAAATTCTTTCTCGCCCATGTTTCAATAATCGACCAGGAAGCTGATGGCACCCGCCAGCAAGGCTGGGTTGGTTTGAGCGAATTCAAATAG
- a CDS encoding IS5 family transposase: MRPSRPSSGKKDLFRERLDAIINARHPLARLSEVMTWSRFDEAFGGFYRPVGRPAKPTRLMVGLHYLKHVHDLSDEEVVDRWVENPYWQFFCGFEFFQHEAPIDASTMTRWRKRIGPEGLEQMLKASVDVALDTGVATASSLERITVDTTVQPKAIAHPTDSRLYLKAIQILVRQAKRHGIVLRQSHTRLAKAAAVRAGRYAHARQFRRMRRELKKLRTYLGRVFRDIGRKIAGNAELEARFARLLGLVERLLTQKPKDSNKLYSLHAPEVVCISKGKARTPYEFGCKVGIATTNREGLVLAAKSFEGNPYDGHTLAATVDQAVDIGGVDPERIYVDKGYRGHDYAGAGSVMIAGSKRGLTATMKRELKRRSAIEATIGHMKTDGRLDRNFLLGHAGDAINALLVAAAHNLRLILAVLALWLASFLQALLPTTAKPDTASRLRRPHMSTA, encoded by the coding sequence ATGCGCCCATCCCGCCCCTCATCCGGCAAGAAAGATCTCTTTCGCGAGCGTCTCGACGCGATCATCAATGCCCGCCATCCGCTGGCGCGATTGTCGGAGGTGATGACGTGGTCACGGTTCGATGAAGCCTTTGGCGGCTTTTACCGCCCGGTCGGTAGGCCGGCCAAGCCGACGCGACTGATGGTGGGTCTGCACTACCTCAAGCACGTCCACGACCTTTCGGACGAGGAAGTGGTCGATCGATGGGTGGAGAATCCGTATTGGCAATTCTTCTGCGGCTTCGAGTTCTTCCAGCACGAGGCGCCGATCGACGCCAGCACGATGACGCGCTGGCGCAAGCGGATCGGGCCGGAGGGGCTCGAGCAGATGCTGAAGGCGAGTGTTGACGTTGCGCTCGACACCGGGGTCGCCACGGCCAGTTCGCTGGAGAGGATCACCGTCGACACTACGGTGCAGCCGAAGGCGATCGCTCATCCAACCGACAGTCGGCTTTACCTGAAGGCGATCCAGATCCTCGTCCGCCAGGCGAAGCGGCATGGGATCGTGCTCCGGCAAAGCCACACCCGGCTGGCCAAGGCCGCGGCGGTGCGGGCGGGTCGCTATGCCCATGCCCGGCAATTCCGCCGGATGCGCCGCGAGTTGAAGAAACTGCGCACCTATCTCGGCCGGGTGTTCCGCGACATCGGCCGCAAGATCGCCGGTAATGCCGAACTCGAGGCCAGGTTCGCCCGACTGCTCGGGCTCGTCGAGCGGCTGCTCACCCAGAAACCGAAAGACAGCAACAAGCTCTATTCGCTGCATGCGCCCGAGGTGGTCTGCATCTCGAAAGGCAAGGCACGCACCCCTTACGAGTTCGGCTGCAAGGTGGGGATTGCAACCACCAACCGGGAAGGCCTCGTGCTGGCCGCCAAGTCCTTTGAGGGCAATCCGTATGATGGCCACACGCTGGCGGCGACCGTCGACCAGGCCGTGGACATCGGCGGCGTCGACCCAGAGCGCATCTACGTCGACAAAGGCTATCGCGGCCACGACTATGCCGGCGCGGGCTCGGTGATGATCGCCGGCAGCAAGCGCGGCCTGACCGCCACGATGAAACGGGAACTCAAGCGACGATCGGCCATCGAGGCAACCATCGGGCACATGAAGACCGATGGGCGACTGGACCGCAACTTCCTCCTCGGCCATGCTGGCGACGCCATCAATGCGCTGCTCGTGGCCGCCGCTCACAATCTGCGCCTGATCCTGGCCGTCCTGGCGCTTTGGCTTGCCTCGTTCCTGCAGGCGCTCCTGCCGACAACGGCGAAACCGGATACTGCCTCCCGTCTTCGCAGGCCACATATGTCAACGGCTTAG
- a CDS encoding IS5 family transposase gives MWTKQTRGRMAKIERRTKRYPSDLTDAEWERIAPLLPNVARRGRKPSVDRREILNAIRYMARSGGGWRMLPKDFPPWQTVYWWFRRFVRLMLFRTIHDVALMLDRERAGRAASPEGGVLDSQTVKAPAAKERGFDGGKKMVGRKRHIAVDTDGRLLMINLTTADISDSAGAQAILAAVRKRWPWLKHLFADGGYDRTQLMDKAAFLDFVVEIVRKMENQKGFEVLPRRWVVERTFAWMTRWRRLVRDYEQRIDVSEAMIHVAMGSLLLRRISH, from the coding sequence ATGTGGACGAAGCAAACCCGAGGCCGGATGGCCAAGATCGAACGGCGCACGAAGCGCTACCCGAGCGACCTGACCGACGCGGAGTGGGAGCGGATCGCGCCGCTCCTTCCGAACGTCGCGCGTCGCGGGCGCAAGCCGAGCGTCGACCGGCGCGAGATCCTCAACGCCATCCGCTACATGGCGCGCTCCGGCGGCGGTTGGCGGATGCTGCCGAAGGACTTTCCGCCTTGGCAGACCGTCTATTGGTGGTTCCGGCGTTTCGTGCGGCTGATGCTTTTCCGCACCATCCATGACGTGGCGCTGATGCTCGATCGTGAGCGCGCCGGACGCGCGGCGAGCCCGGAGGGCGGCGTGCTCGACAGCCAGACGGTGAAGGCTCCCGCAGCCAAGGAGCGCGGCTTCGATGGCGGCAAGAAGATGGTGGGCCGAAAACGCCACATCGCAGTCGACACCGACGGGCGGCTTCTGATGATCAACCTGACCACGGCGGACATCTCCGACAGCGCCGGCGCTCAAGCGATACTCGCGGCTGTGCGCAAGCGCTGGCCCTGGCTCAAGCACCTGTTCGCCGACGGCGGCTACGACCGCACGCAACTCATGGACAAGGCGGCCTTCCTCGACTTCGTCGTCGAGATCGTGCGCAAGATGGAGAACCAGAAGGGCTTCGAGGTCCTGCCGAGGCGATGGGTCGTCGAGCGGACCTTCGCCTGGATGACACGATGGCGGCGCCTCGTCCGCGACTACGAGCAGCGCATCGACGTCTCCGAGGCCATGATCCACGTCGCCATGGGAAGCCTCCTCCTACGCCGCATCAGCCATTGA
- a CDS encoding IS3 family transposase: protein MPCVRSCARPRFGYRLLYMMPKRQGVMVNHKRVQRLYREEELAVRQRNRRRNCAAVTRMVQEAKRPDVVWAMDFVAYALSKGRRRRCLTLVDNYTRECMAIEVDTFLPSLRVMGALD from the coding sequence GTGCCCTGCGTCAGAAGTTGCGCACGCCCTCGTTTCGGTTATCGCCTTCTGTACATGATGCCCAAGCGGCAGGGGGTGATGGTCAATCACAAACGTGTTCAACGGCTCTACCGCGAAGAAGAGCTGGCCGTGCGCCAGCGCAATCGGCGACGGAATTGCGCGGCCGTGACACGCATGGTGCAAGAAGCGAAGAGGCCGGACGTCGTCTGGGCAATGGACTTCGTCGCCTACGCTCTGTCGAAGGGTCGGCGCCGGAGGTGTCTGACGCTTGTGGACAATTACACACGGGAGTGCATGGCAATTGAGGTGGATACCTTTCTGCCGTCATTGCGGGTGATGGGCGCGCTCGACTAG
- a CDS encoding DUF2958 domain-containing protein — protein MMPLLTDCQRARMLANGRANAERIAEDGNTQDFWPVVKLFCPWGAATWLLTEIDPEDEDMAFGLCDLGFGCPELGSVRLSELAAIRGPAGLTIERDLHFKPTKSLTAYAAEANEHGRISA, from the coding sequence ATGATGCCGCTTCTCACGGATTGCCAGCGTGCGCGCATGCTGGCCAACGGTCGCGCCAATGCCGAACGTATCGCCGAGGACGGCAACACGCAGGACTTCTGGCCGGTGGTGAAGCTGTTCTGCCCGTGGGGTGCAGCGACGTGGCTCCTGACGGAGATCGACCCCGAGGACGAGGATATGGCCTTCGGCCTTTGCGACCTTGGTTTCGGATGCCCCGAATTGGGCAGCGTTCGCCTGTCGGAGCTTGCCGCCATCCGTGGTCCCGCTGGGCTGACCATCGAGCGCGACCTCCACTTCAAGCCGACCAAGAGCCTAACGGCCTATGCCGCCGAGGCGAACGAACACGGGCGCATCAGCGCCTGA
- a CDS encoding ParB/RepB/Spo0J family partition protein has protein sequence MTIETITFSKLALAEGANPRRSMDAAAIEGLAASIKADGLLQNLVVREDGRKFRIVSGERRWRALALLVERGDIGKDYPVPVEVRADLTEADALRLATVENIQREQLPPMDEAEAFALLLGQGASLEDVAAKAGVSVLTVKRRVALASLTDEVKARVREGEITLAAAEALTLGSAEQQRAVIERLDSGYRYDADDIRDWLTGEKPALSLAIFPLERYEGTTTSDLFADEDATIFDDAEQFLRLQTEAVEALVAHHREAGAAFVDILTENYAAWWQYREADAEAGETGGVVIHFKPSGRVEVREGLTRREVRPSVAEDTADHPASPKEKPEYTGAVIRMVAAHKSLAVMAGLLANPRAAREVAVVTMLNACDFTARARLDAHPALGYFAGEDAQPDTYAKVEGAAQAVMEALDIAATLTSRYPAPDRGAWETLLRPQKEPLALYEAVAALDDAALDALHLLLTTLTFGQGNMDALDDGASLFNRVASDLGVSMRDHWCPDEAFLSRRRKDQLEAIAKETGAVSRLGALKDYNKTQLAAALARHFERSAADDKLIAADLKARANAWLPEAMRFGAAVVEDGQPCQRDGMAEDENETGDGAPTPAVAEDVQPAHAA, from the coding sequence ATGACCATCGAAACCATCACCTTCTCCAAACTCGCCCTTGCCGAGGGTGCCAATCCCCGCCGCAGCATGGACGCCGCCGCCATCGAGGGGCTTGCCGCCTCGATCAAGGCGGACGGCCTGTTGCAAAACCTTGTCGTGCGCGAGGACGGGCGGAAGTTCCGCATCGTCTCGGGCGAACGGCGCTGGCGCGCGCTTGCCCTGCTGGTGGAGCGTGGCGACATCGGGAAGGACTATCCCGTGCCCGTCGAGGTGCGCGCCGATCTGACCGAGGCCGACGCTTTGCGTCTGGCCACCGTCGAGAACATCCAGCGCGAGCAGCTGCCGCCAATGGACGAGGCCGAAGCCTTCGCCCTTCTGTTGGGGCAGGGCGCGAGCCTCGAAGACGTGGCCGCGAAAGCGGGCGTGTCGGTCTTGACCGTCAAGCGCCGCGTGGCGCTGGCGAGCCTCACCGATGAGGTGAAGGCGCGGGTGCGGGAGGGAGAGATCACCCTCGCCGCCGCCGAGGCGCTGACGCTGGGCAGTGCCGAGCAGCAGCGCGCCGTCATCGAGCGGCTGGACAGCGGTTATCGCTACGATGCCGACGACATCCGCGACTGGCTGACGGGCGAGAAGCCCGCCCTGTCGCTCGCGATCTTTCCGTTGGAACGCTATGAAGGCACGACCACGTCCGACCTGTTCGCGGACGAGGACGCGACCATCTTCGACGATGCCGAGCAGTTCCTTCGGCTCCAGACCGAGGCCGTGGAGGCGCTGGTCGCGCATCACCGCGAGGCGGGTGCCGCCTTCGTGGACATCCTGACCGAGAATTACGCCGCGTGGTGGCAGTATCGGGAGGCCGACGCCGAAGCGGGCGAGACGGGCGGAGTGGTAATCCACTTCAAGCCGTCAGGCCGTGTCGAGGTGCGGGAAGGGCTGACGCGCCGCGAGGTGCGCCCGAGCGTGGCAGAGGACACCGCCGATCATCCTGCCTCGCCGAAAGAGAAGCCCGAATATACGGGCGCGGTCATCCGCATGGTCGCCGCCCACAAGTCGCTCGCCGTCATGGCAGGGCTTCTGGCCAACCCCCGCGCGGCGCGGGAGGTGGCCGTGGTGACGATGCTGAATGCCTGTGACTTCACGGCGCGGGCGCGGCTGGATGCCCATCCCGCGCTGGGATATTTCGCGGGCGAGGATGCCCAGCCCGACACCTACGCCAAGGTGGAAGGCGCGGCGCAGGCGGTGATGGAGGCGCTCGACATTGCCGCTACGCTCACCAGCCGATATCCCGCGCCCGACCGTGGGGCATGGGAGACGCTCTTGCGCCCCCAGAAGGAGCCGCTGGCGCTCTACGAGGCCGTGGCCGCCCTCGATGATGCCGCGCTCGATGCGCTGCATCTTCTGTTGACCACGCTGACCTTCGGTCAGGGGAACATGGACGCGCTCGATGATGGGGCGAGCCTGTTCAATCGTGTGGCCAGCGATCTCGGGGTGTCGATGCGGGATCATTGGTGCCCCGACGAGGCGTTCCTCTCGCGCCGCCGCAAGGATCAGCTGGAGGCCATCGCCAAGGAGACAGGCGCGGTGAGCCGCCTCGGGGCGCTCAAGGACTACAACAAGACGCAACTTGCCGCTGCCCTTGCCCGTCACTTCGAGCGCAGCGCCGCCGATGACAAGCTGATCGCCGCCGACCTCAAGGCGCGCGCGAATGCTTGGCTTCCCGAGGCCATGCGCTTCGGTGCCGCCGTGGTGGAAGACGGCCAGCCCTGTCAGCGTGACGGGATGGCCGAGGACGAGAACGAGACAGGCGACGGTGCTCCCACGCCCGCCGTCGCCGAGGACGTTCAGCCCGCCCACGCGGCCTGA
- a CDS encoding DUF736 domain-containing protein: MATIGTFTKTDSGFTGTIQTLGVKATKVAITGVEKTADAAPDFRVKAGAVEIGAAWHRTSKGGNEYISVKLDDPSFAAPIYANLVEQDKGFALIWSR; this comes from the coding sequence ATGGCAACCATCGGCACCTTCACCAAGACCGACAGCGGCTTCACCGGCACCATCCAGACCCTCGGCGTCAAAGCCACCAAGGTCGCGATCACCGGCGTCGAGAAAACCGCAGACGCCGCCCCCGACTTCCGCGTCAAGGCGGGCGCTGTCGAGATCGGCGCGGCCTGGCACCGCACCTCCAAGGGCGGCAACGAGTACATCTCGGTCAAGCTGGACGACCCGAGCTTCGCCGCCCCGATCTACGCCAACCTGGTCGAGCAGGACAAAGGCTTCGCCCTCATCTGGAGCCGCTGA